A region from the Vulpes lagopus strain Blue_001 chromosome 5, ASM1834538v1, whole genome shotgun sequence genome encodes:
- the FLG gene encoding filaggrin, with product MSTLLENIIAIIDLFHDYSTTDKETDTLSREELKELLEMEFRPILKNPDDPDTADIFMHILDIDHDKKIDFSEFFLMVFKLAQAYYDLTRRQNPQASEQNQKKYAYHTQDEEDDREEDEVEEEKEERIQSSNQAGRNERKGKKTISKSLKGRRGKEHEQTPDSSRHAGSHDTKGANFGHSDSGSHHYQPSTQTHRSRQSPSRQGKSSSEFRSVKNWESRINQDSDSEGHAEESERQYGSGPGNQGESARGHAGNNYRHSESHGGQRKNHGHSESTHRQSDSGTRRRQGSTQGNSTHTSRQSDSPHRENSSWEKTDSFHRHSKSSRRGRQENKQRQSGDGFTHSETGLRKQYSGLRAGTQRGSSTEHTNDNEGHVVDKNTDFEKHQRNSGLTSGKEQRPEQEEVADRSRKPQLHHKKTIKKRQSKSTEQDSVSTTTERKGRHHQQSQDSARHSRAGHGSGNSKHRESSVSQASDSEGQSLDSETQSGSVQERSRSNQRRQRGSSAHGSSEHSASYFYQRAPQEDFDSAHRQSQSSTRGRQGPRHDQAHDSSRHSGSREGQAADFGHSESGSRHQHSSTRAQASRPSQSGQGQSSSEFRPVSNRGSSITQDSDSEGHTEDSETQYASGSGNQQGSARGHAGDSARHSESQQRQRSNHGQSQSGHGQSDTGTGRRQGSSHGHSLDTSRLPGSHRAGSPSRGHADSVHGRSRSSTGGRRETQHEQSTDRSGRSGPEHGQLSSGPRTSRHQESSLSEGHSEDSGREFLTTRGDSGSGSRNQRGSTHGQSTDRSTQWGSRQGQTGTHRQSDPAHRDSGSSTRERQGSRHEQSGDRARHAGSRQGQQATRGQPDSAHRDSGSSTRERQGSSHEQSGDRARHAGSRQGQQATRGQPDSAHRDSGSSTRERQGSSHEQSGDRARHAGSRQGQQATRGQPDSAHRDSGSSTRERQGSRHEQSGDRARHAGSHQGQQATRGQPDSAHLESDLSTIDRQGRHHQQSQDSARHSRAGHGSGNSKHRESSVSQASDSEGQSLDSETQSGSVQERSRSSQRRQRGSSAHGSSEHSASYFYQRAPQEDFDSAHRQSQSSTRGRQGPRHDQAHDSSRHSGSREGQAADFGHSESGSRHQHSSTRAQASRPSQSEQGQSSSEFRPVSNRGSSISQDSDSEGHTEDSETQYASGSGNQQGSARGHAGDSARHSESQQRQRSNHGQSQSGHGQSDTGTGRRQGSSHGHSLDTSRLPGSHRAGSPSRGHADSVHGRSRSSTGGRRETQHEQSTDRSGRSGPEHGQLSSGPRTSRHQESSLSEGHSEDSGREFLTTRGDSGSGSRNQRGSTHGQSTDRSTQWGSRQGQTGTHRQSDPAHRDSGSSTRERQGSRHEQSGDRARHAGSHQGQQATRGQPDSAHRDSGSSTRERQGSRHEQSGDRARHAGSRQGQQATRGQPDSAHRDSGSSTRERQGSSHEQSGDRARHAGSRQGQQATHGQPDSAHRDSGSSTRERQGSRHEQSGDRARHAGSHQGQQATRGQPDSAHLESDLSTIDRQGRHHQQSQGSARHSQAGHGSGNSKHRESSVSQASDSEGQSLDSETQSGSVQERSRSSQRRQRGSSAHGSSEHSASYFYQRAPQEDFDSAHRQSQSSTRGRQGPRHDQAHDSSRHSGSREGQAADFGHSESGSRHQHSSTRAQASRPSQSGQGQSSSEFRPVSNRGSSISQDSDSEGHTEDSETQYASGSGNQQGSARGHAGDSARHSESQQRQRSNHGQSQSGHGQSDTGTGRRQGSSHGHSLDTSRLPGSHRAGSPSRGHADSVHGRSRSSTGGRRETQHEQSTDRSGRSGPEHGQLSSGPRTSRHQESSLSEGHSEDSGREFLTTRGDSGSGSRNQRGSTHGQSTDRSTQWGSRQGQTGTHRQSDPAHRDSGSSTRERQGSRHEQSGDRARHAGSRQGQQATCGQPDSAHRDSGSSTRERQGSSHEQSGDRSRHAGSRQGQQATHGQPDSAHRDSGSSTRERQGSRHEQSGDRARHAGSHQGQQATRGQPDSAHLESDLSTIDRQGRHHQQSQDSARHSRAGHGSGNSKHRESSVSQASDSEGQSLDSETQSGSVQERSRSSQRRQRGSSAHGSSEHSASYFYQRAPQEDFDSAHRQSQSSTRGRQGPRHDQAHDSSRHTGSREGQAADFGHSESGSRHQQSSTQAQGSRPSQSGQGQSSSEFRPVSNQGSSISQDSDSEGHTEDSERRYGSGSGNQQGSARGHAEDSARHSESQQRQRSNHGQSQSGHRQSDTGTWRTQGSSHGHSLDTSRHLGCLQGQKENPGPSDSVFAQPQNGSGSHDSNHVEFKDFCEY from the exons ATGTCTACTCTCCTGGAAAATATCATTGCCATTATTGACCTATTCCATGACTACTCAacaacagataaggaaactgatacACTAAGCAGAGAAGAACTGAAGGAGCTCCTGGAAATGGAGTTTCGGCCAATCCTGAAA AATCCAGATGACCCAGACACTGCTGACATCTTCATGCATATTCTTGATATAGACCATGACAAGAAAATAGACTTCTCAGAGTTTTTTCTGATGGTATTCAAGTTGGCTCAAGCATATTATGATTTGACGAGGAGACAGAACCCCCAAGCATcagagcaaaaccaaaaaaaatatgcataccACACACAAGATGAAGAAGATGACAGAGAGGAAGACgaagtagaggaagaaaaagaagaaagaattcaaagtTCCAATCaagcaggaagaaatgaaagaaaaggtaaGAAGACAATATCCAAGAGcctaaaaggaagaagaggaaaggaacatGAACAGACACCTGACAGCTCTAGACATGCAGGTTCCCATGACACTAAGGGAGCCAATTTTGGGCACTCTGACTCAGGATCTCACCACTATCAACCATCCACTCAAACACACAGATCCAGACAATCACCATCGAGACAAGGAAAATCATCATCTGAATTTAGGTCAGTGAAAAACTGGGAATCCAGAATAAATCAGGACAGTGACAGCGAAGGACACGCGGAAGAATCTGAGAGACAATATGGATCTGGCCCAGGAAACCAAGGAGAATCTGCACGTGGCCATGCAGGAAACAACTATAGACACTCTGAGTCTCATGGAGGGCAGAGAAAAAATCATGGACACTCAGAGTCTACCCATAGACAGTCAGACTCTGGTACAAGAAGAAGACAAGGATCAACTCAAGGAAACTCTACACACACCTCTAGACAATCAGACTCTCCTCATAGAGAGAATTCTTCTTGGGAAAAAACTGACTCATTCCATAGGCACTCAAAATcaagcagaagaggaagacaaGAAAACAAGCAGAGGCAATCAGGAGATGGATTCACACATTCAGAAACTGGACTTAGAAAACAATATTCCGGGTTAAGGGCAGGGACACAAAGGGGATCCAGTACAGAACACACCAATGACAACGAAGGACATGTGGTGGATAAAAACACAGATTTCGAAAAACATCAAAGAAACTCTGGATTAACATCAGGAAAAGAGCAGAGGCCTGAACAGGAAGAGGTGGCTGACAGATCCAGAAAACCTCAGTTACATCACAAGAAAACCATCAAAAAGAGGCAGTCCAAATCGACAGAACAAGACTCAGTATCGACcactacagagagaaaagggcGCCACCATCAGCAGTCACAGGACAGCGCCAGACACTCGCGAGCTGGACATGGATCTGGTAACAGCAAACACCGGGAATCCAGCGTCAGTCAGGCCAGCGACAGTGAAGGACAGTCACTAGACTCAGAGACTCAGTCAGGGTCAGTCCAGGAACGGTCCAGGTCCAATCAGAGGAGACAACGTGGCAGCAGTGCACACGGCAGTTCTGAGCACTCAGCATCTTATTTCTACCAGAGAGCCCCCCAAGAAGACTTTGATTCTGCCCACAGACAGTCCCAATCCAGTACCAGGGGGAGACAGGGACCCCGCCATGACCAGGCCCATGACAGCTCTAGGCACTCAGGCTCCCGTGAGGGTCAGGCAGCCGATTTTGGACATTCTGAGTCAGGATCTCGCCACCAGCACTCGTCCACTCGGGCACAGGCATCCAGGCCATCGCAGTCCGGGCAGGGACAATCGTCATCTGAATTCAGGCCAGTCAGCAACCGGGGGTCCAGCATTACGCAGGACAGTGACAGTGAAGGACACACAGAAGACTCTGAGACGCAGTATGCATCTGGCTCAGGAAACCAACAGGGATCTGCCCGTGGCCATGCAGGAGACAGCGCTAGACACTCTGAGTctcaacagaggcagagaagcaatCACGGACAGTCTCAGTCTGGTCACGGACAGTCAGACACCGGTACTGGGAGAAGACAAGGATCTAGTCATGGGCACTCTCTAGATACCTCTAGACTTCCAGGGTCCCATCGTGCAGGGTCACCCTCCCGGGGACACGCTGACTCCGTCCATGGCCGGTCAAGATCGAGCACAGGAGGAAGACGAGAAACCCAGCATGAGCAGTCAACAGACAGATCCGGACGCTCAGGCCCCGAACACGGACAATTGTCCTCCGGACCCAGGACAAGCAGACATCAGGAATCCAGCCTGAGTGAAGGACATTCAGAAGATTCAGGTAGAGAATTCTTAACGACCCGTGGAGATTCTGGGTCCGGTTCAAGAAACCAACGTGGGTCTACCCATGGTCAGTCAACTGACAGATCCACACAGTGGGGGTCACGTCAAGGGCAGACAGGCACTCACAGGCAGTCTGACCCTGCCCACCGAGACTCGGGATCCAGCACTAGGGAAAGACAAGGAAGCCGCCACGAGCAGTCAGGAGACAGAGCCAGACACGCAGGGTCACGCCAAGGACAGCAGGCCACCCGTGGGCAGCCTGACTCTGCCCACCGAGACTCAGGATCCAGCACTAGGGAAAGACAAGGAAGCAGCCACGAGCAGTCAGGAGACAGAGCCAGACACGCAGGGTCACGCCAAGGACAGCAGGCCACCCGTGGGCAGCCTGACTCTGCCCACCGAGACTCAGGATCCAGCACTAGGGAAAGACAAGGAAGCAGCCATGAGCAGTCAGGAGACAGAGCCAGACACGCAGGGTCACGCCAAGGACAGCAGGCCACCCGCGGGCAGCCTGACTCTGCCCACCGAGACTCGGGATCCAGCACTAG GGAAAGACAAGGAAGCCGCCACGAGCAGTCAGGAGACAGAGCCAGACACGCAGGGTCACATCAAGGACAGCAGGCCACCCGTGGGCAGCCTGACTCTGCCCATCTAGAATCAGATCTCAGCACCATAGACAGACAAGGGCGCCACCATCAGCAGTCACAGGACAGCGCCAGACACTCGCGAGCTGGACATGGATCTGGTAACAGCAAACACCGGGAATCCAGCGTCAGTCAGGCCAGCGACAGTGAAGGACAGTCACTAGACTCAGAGACTCAGTCAGGGTCAGTCCAGGAACGGTCCAGGTCCAGTCAGAGGAGACAACGTGGCAGCAGTGCACACGGCAGTTCTGAGCACTCAGCATCTTATTTCTACCAGAGAGCCCCCCAAGAAGACTTTGATTCTGCCCACAGACAGTCCCAATCCAGTACCAGGGGGAGACAGGGACCCCGCCATGACCAGGCCCATGACAGCTCTAGGCACTCAGGCTCCCGTGAGGGTCAGGCAGCCGATTTTGGACATTCTGAGTCAGGATCTCGCCACCAGCACTCGTCCACTCGGGCACAGGCATCCAGGCCATCGCAGTCCGAGCAGGGACAATCGTCATCTGAATTCAGGCCAGTCAGCAACCGGGGGTCCAGCATTAGTCAGGACAGTGACAGTGAAGGACACACAGAAGACTCTGAGACGCAGTATGCATCTGGCTCAGGAAACCAACAGGGATCTGCCCGTGGCCATGCAGGAGACAGCGCTAGACACTCTGAGTctcaacagaggcagagaagcaatCACGGACAGTCTCAGTCTGGTCACGGACAGTCAGACACCGGTACTGGGAGAAGACAAGGATCTAGTCATGGGCACTCTCTAGATACCTCTAGACTTCCAGGGTCCCATCGTGCAGGGTCACCCTCCCGGGGACACGCTGACTCCGTCCATGGCCGGTCAAGATCGAGCACAGGAGGAAGACGAGAAACCCAGCATGAGCAGTCAACAGACAGATCCGGACGCTCAGGCCCCGAACACGGACAATTGTCCTCCGGACCCAGGACAAGCAGACATCAGGAATCCAGCTTGAGTGAAGGACATTCAGAAGATTCAGGTAGAGAATTCTTAACGACCCGTGGAGATTCTGGGTCCGGTTCAAGAAACCAACGTGGGTCTACCCATGGTCAGTCAACTGACAGATCCACACAGTGGGGGTCACGTCAAGGGCAGACAGGCACTCACAGGCAGTCTGACCCTGCCCACCGAGACTCGGGATCCAGCACTAGGGAAAGACAAGGAAGCCGCCACGAGCAGTCAGGAGACAGAGCCAGACACGCAGGGTCACACCAAGGACAGCAGGCCACCCGTGGGCAGCCTGACTCTGCCCACCGAGACTCGGGATCCAGCACTAGGGAAAGACAAGGAAGCCGCCACGAGCAGTCAGGAGACAGAGCCAGACACGCAGGGTCACGCCAAGGACAGCAGGCCACCCGTGGGCAGCCTGACTCTGCCCACCGAGACTCAGGATCCAGCACTAGGGAAAGACAAGGAAGCAGCCATGAGCAGTCAGGAGACAGAGCCAGACACGCAGGGTCACGCCAAGGACAGCAGGCCACCCATGGGCAGCCTGACTCTGCCCACCGAGACTCGGGATCCAGCACTAGGGAAAGACAAGGAAGCCGCCACGAGCAGTCAGGAGACAGAGCCAGACACGCAGGGTCACATCAAGGACAGCAGGCCACCCGTGGGCAGCCTGACTCTGCCCATCTAGAATCAGATCTCAGCACCATAGACAGACAAGGGCGCCACCATCAGCAGTCACAGGGCAGCGCCAGACACTCGCAAGCTGGACATGGATCTGGTAACAGCAAACACCGGGAATCCAGCGTCAGTCAGGCCAGCGACAGTGAAGGACAGTCACTAGACTCAGAGACTCAGTCAGGGTCAGTCCAGGAACGGTCCAGGTCCAGTCAGAGGAGACAACGTGGCAGCAGTGCACACGGCAGTTCTGAGCACTCAGCATCTTATTTCTACCAGAGAGCCCCCCAAGAAGACTTTGATTCTGCCCACAGACAGTCCCAATCCAGTACCAGGGGGAGACAGGGACCCCGCCATGACCAGGCCCATGACAGCTCTAGGCACTCAGGCTCCCGTGAGGGTCAGGCAGCCGATTTTGGACATTCTGAGTCAGGATCTCGCCACCAGCACTCGTCCACTCGGGCACAGGCATCCAGGCCATCGCAGTCCGGGCAGGGACAATCGTCATCTGAATTCAGGCCAGTCAGCAACCGGGGGTCCAGCATTAGTCAGGACAGTGACAGTGAAGGACACACAGAAGACTCTGAGACGCAGTATGCATCTGGCTCAGGAAACCAACAGGGATCTGCCCGTGGCCATGCAGGAGACAGCGCTAGACACTCTGAGTctcaacagaggcagagaagcaatCATGGACAGTCTCAGTCTGGTCACGGACAGTCAGACACCGGTACTGGGAGAAGACAAGGATCTAGTCATGGGCACTCTCTAGATACCTCTAGACTTCCAGGGTCCCATCGTGCAGGGTCACCCTCCCGGGGACACGCTGACTCCGTCCATGGCCGGTCAAGATCGAGCACAGGAGGAAGACGAGAAACCCAGCATGAGCAGTCAACAGACAGATCCGGACGCTCAGGCCCCGAACACGGACAATTGTCCTCCGGACCCAGGACAAGCAGACATCAGGAATCCAGCCTGAGTGAAGGACATTCAGAAGATTCAGGTAGAGAATTCTTAACGACCCGTGGAGATTCTGGGTCCGGTTCAAGAAACCAACGTGGGTCTACCCATGGTCAGTCAACTGACAGATCCACACAGTGGGGGTCACGTCAAGGGCAGACAGGCACTCACAGGCAGTCTGACCCTGCCCACCGAGACTCGGGATCCAGCACTAGGGAAAGACAAGGAAGCCGCCACGAGCAGTCAGGAGACAGAGCCAGACACGCAGGGTCACGCCAAGGACAGCAGGCCACCTGTGGGCAGCCTGACTCTGCCCACCGAGACTCAGGATCCAGCACTAGGGAAAGACAAGGAAGCAGCCATGAGCAGTCAGGAGACAGATCCAGACACGCAGGGTCACGCCAAGGACAGCAGGCCACCCATGGGCAGCCTGACTCTGCCCACCGAGACTCGGGATCCAGCACTAGGGAAAGACAAGGAAGCCGCCACGAGCAGTCAGGAGACAGAGCCAGACACGCAGGGTCACATCAAGGACAGCAGGCCACCCGTGGGCAGCCTGACTCTGCCCATCTAGAATCAGATCTCAGCACCATAGACAGACAAGGGCGCCACCATCAGCAGTCACAGGACAGCGCCAGACACTCGCGAGCTGGACATGGATCTGGTAACAGCAAACACCGGGAATCCAGCGTCAGTCAGGCCAGCGACAGTGAAGGACAGTCACTAGACTCAGAGACTCAGTCAGGGTCAGTCCAGGAACGGTCCAGGTCCAGTCAGAGGAGACAACGTGGCAGCAGTGCACACGGCAGTTCTGAGCACTCAGCATCTTATTTCTACCAGAGAGCCCCCCAAGAAGACTTTGATTCTGCCCACAGACAGTCCCAATCCAGTACCAGGGGGAGACAGGGACCCCGCCATGACCAGGCCCATGACAGCTCTAGGCACACAGGCTCCCGTGAGGGTCAGGCAGCCGATTTTGGACATTCTGAGTCAGGATCTCGCCACCAGCAATCATCCACTCAGGCACAGGGATCCAGGCCATCGCAGTCCGGGCAGGGACAATCGTCATCTGAATTCAGGCCAGTCAGCAACCAGGGGTCCAGCATTAGTCAGGACAGTGACAGTGAAGGACACACAGAGGACTCCGAGAGACGGTATGGATCTGGCTCAGGAAACCAACAGGGATCTGCCCGTGGCCATGCAGAAGACAGTGCTAGACACTCTGAGTctcaacagaggcagagaagcaatCATGGACAGTCTCAGTCTGGTCACAGACAGTCAGACACCGGTACCTGGCGAACACAAGGATCTAGTCATGGGCACTCTCTAGATACCTCTAGACATCTAGGGTGTCTTCAGGGTCAGAAAGAAAATCCTGGGCCGTCTGATTCAGTGTTTGCTCAGCCTCAGAATGGTAGTGGAAGTCATGATTCCAACCATGTGGAATTCAAGGACTTCTGTGAATATTGA